The genomic DNA aacctatgcttcacctgtatggaataacgcctcgaatactaacctttccaagctccaagtaatacaaaataaatcccttaaaataatttataatacacccatatatactaacctgaaaaaactgcatgctatatataatattccgtttgttacagacattactaacaaactaaccagtagattctatgaaagaatcactaataaccatactaacacacttgtgaagagtctcggtgattacaataaaatgtctatacccttcaggtataaacacagattacctaaacacaatctgctttaggtcatcgactttagatagtctttaattaatattatgtattagatgtattatgaacatttataagggttgtaaataggtttttgagctctttttcctattatgctttagattaacattagaataatataatactgtgattactaaccaaattaaattaaaattgtaaaatagaaaatgatcagtagatcagtagctattaaaatagataaaagatgtactgtgaacataatttcgtaataataaaaatcatttaaaaatcaaaaaaaaaagtcatcgcTTGGTAAAAtccgaatttattttatgtaaacatacatacataggtacatattgaatttttcaaatgaaataatggaacaatttattattagttttcgaaatactaaatatatttaagataaTATAGAGCAATGGTAAAATTTTAGAAACTAAACCATTGTCCGTGTTCTTCACGGTTGGACTACATTGCCTTATTACGCACAGTTAcgttcaatgtcaaattctttagtTGCAAAACCTACTGCCACCACCACTATAACCatcgtttttctttttaatatttcaatataaaagccACAATCATCGATGTATCATCATATCGAATTTTAAGCCTTCTGCATTCAGCACAAGTctcaaattcaaacaaaatgtTCGCCAAAGTAAGACCTACCCcataaaattacataattgtaaattaataCTTTCAatcttaatataatttttataaacacaGTTAGCAGTATTCATCGGTTTAGTGGCTATCTGCGGAGCATATCCTCTGGGATACGCTGGATATAACAACATTGGATATGGATATGGCCATAGTGGCTATGGGCATGCGACCTCATCCCAAAATATAGTCAGATTAGATGGACCATCACGTGCTTATTCTGGCCCAGAACACGGTTTGATCTACAATCAAGGTTATGGCTATGGTCATGGACACGGTCAATACTACGATGAATACGTAAGCAAATGTAATTACAGATTTCACACAATCAtttagaataataaataaatagaatatgtaattttaaaggcTCACCCCGCATACAAATTTGATTACGGAGTAAAGGACCATCATACCGGTGACAACAAGGAACAATGGGAAACCAGGGATGGGGATGTAGTCAAGGGTGGATATTCTCTTGTTGAGCCTGATGGTTCCATCAGGACTGTCCATTACACCGCTGATGATCATAATGGGTATTCATTATTTCTgaacgaatatacatacatactattataatatatcatatgaattattaattactgTGTTTGTTCTTGTTATAGTTTCAACGCTGTAGTCCAACGTACACCAAATGCTCACCCAGCTCATCATCATAATCATTAAACAATGATAAGGTCTCCTATTTGAACTGAAATTGTTGATCCAGCTTAAGTGTAAACATATTTATGTTTCTGATcaatattctttttttatttgaatttaattttacaataaattaattgaattttcaatatttttttatctttcattatTGAATGTTGTATCATTGAACATATTTatcctacatatttacatacatacatatgtatctaattacaaaataaaataatgattaataGGTAATatctagtgcttccaatccagGAAGGTTACTGCAGCACCgagattgcggtgctgggaatttccgatcccgggatcccggtgctagcactgggaaatcaaatgtataagaaaaaaaagaaaaaaatgttttttcatttttcaaaaacgtcaattatatttcgtaaactctcccgatgtttcacgtaAAAAATACTCTCATATCGGTATTCTTGTCTTGAGAGTTTGGctaaattctttaaattttaagttCGCATTCATAGCTAGATTTCTAGAtttttaagattaaataaaacacatcgtataatgtaattaaataaagtaaaaaacatcactttgattcattgattcgttttttacaaatatttgtaccgtctagtaattattcatggAAACAATCCACCTGATATAAAAACTGCAATTACATTgacttatgtaaaaaaaattcgcttgtgaccaacccacgactttatctatgtatttgacaaataaaaaaaggataaaaacaaaattcgataatcaaacatacatacacacacggtCAGACATACCTGCTATGTACATTTGTTTGCTCTACATTTGtacacccgtttcgacgccggcttgccgtttccagatacaacggcctgtattgtgtcgcagattttttgctcaactgcaatgatatttgaagcatattttgactgattctaacTCAAAATCGAAATTCGCGCAGAATAAGATTCCCAGATCACTAAAACTCAACCGAATTTACTTAATGCTATTTAAATGGTAAGAGTATTTAAATTGGTTTCGCGATCTGGTAAAGCTTAAAGAGCAGCACTTCTCAATGTTGAGCGGTTATATGTTTACAGCCGACTAATTTAAAATAGCATCCAAATCAGATTGAAGATCATGGAATCACAAAAGGCaacaatatatttgaataatttgagatcTTAAACAGACAATAAGAATTCACAGTTCTGAATAACCTTGAAGatataatttctaaatatgCTAAAAATGAAGAGCTGAAGACTTAAATTAGAaccttgtggaacaccagaatgAATAGGCTCTTCCAAAACTTTGCGGCAATATGAAACGCAAAGTAGGATTTTATAAGGTTTGAAAAAATATCTGATAATCCCAGAcagctttattttataagaaaaatctGGTGATTAACAATATTAAATGGCTTTCTTGAAATCCGTATAGACAGCATCAACCTGTCCTCTGACATTAAgtgattttgtaaaaaaaaatgacagatAGTAAATTTGTAACTGTCGGTCGGGTCCGTCTAAAACCATGCTGTTGATCAATAAGAAAATAGTTACCGTGCTTATAAaaatactagctttattacccggctttgcccgggttgtataaaaaaaaaataaaaaaaaaaataagtaaattatttgttttattaggaGCGGCGCCCCAACAGGGGCCCCATGGGGGCCGCGCCCCCTTTGGCGGGGCCCTATGGGGGCTGCGTCCCCTTCAGCGGGGCTCCataggggctgcgccccctgtgGCGCCTTCGGCGGGGCCCCTGcgcaaaaaaagtaaataaatcgaacgtgttGTTCCCACCCGACCTACGACGGACCCAACCAATGACCACCCAACCACGCACTGGCACATACACCAAacattattgttttatatgtaagatttgtttataattatttcaaagagTTTAGCAGGAGAGGAAAGAACGACTAAAGGTCTATTTGTTACCTGTCACCCTTTTTGAAAACGGGAATCACTTTATAGATTTTCCATTGGTAGTCTCCCATTAAGGACTTAGTGAGACTACTCAATCGGACAAAGTCTGCTCTTGCAATACAGCGTTTGGTGGCCTatgtacgggtctacgtgacgagccagaatgttaaattacagaaaacacaaatatcggaaggcaaagattgaaaatcgaaagatcttaagtcgaaagatcaaaaaaaaaaaggttgcatggtaaacggtacatactcacttaatttgcgcgagcagggtacaacaggaacaagaggaacaggcttttcctcccatattctgcgcgcgcacattaatacgggggGAAGGGggaagcctgttcctcttgttcctgttgtatcctgctcgcgcaaattaagtgagtatgtacatgagtatgtaccgtttaccatgcaccctttttttgatctttcgacttaagatcattcgattttcgatctttgccttccgatatttgcgttttctgtaatttaacattctggctcgtcacgcaGACCgcctattatgtacatatgtatgtaaatacatacatttacaatgtaaat from Arctopsyche grandis isolate Sample6627 chromosome 1, ASM5162203v2, whole genome shotgun sequence includes the following:
- the LOC143909609 gene encoding uncharacterized protein LOC143909609, whose translation is MFAKLAVFIGLVAICGAYPLGYAGYNNIGYGYGHSGYGHATSSQNIVRLDGPSRAYSGPEHGLIYNQGYGYGHGHGQYYDEYAHPAYKFDYGVKDHHTGDNKEQWETRDGDVVKGGYSLVEPDGSIRTVHYTADDHNGFNAVVQRTPNAHPAHYGHGHGHGHDEYAYPLYKFDYGVKDYHTGDNKQQWESRDGDVTKGGYSLAEHDRSIKREQVFVSGHHGINQGYHY